A genomic window from Flintibacter sp. KGMB00164 includes:
- a CDS encoding polysaccharide deacetylase family protein: protein MFTRRICSLFACSAVALLLLIFCTGDNALSGNGQALPILMYHDVVEDGQPYNTWTVTAGRFRQDLQWLKDHGYACVLPRELAKGHLPRGKAVLITFDDGYESNYRLAFPILKEFGDKAAIALVTKSVDQGEPGFLTWDMCREMEASGLVEFGSHTYDLHHDQPRGIRRAPGETREAYDQRVFPDLESSVDLIQKNLNTKVLYFAYPYGQKEPWSSDFLQKRFAMTVTTKYGRANLSGGRYDLPRYTISMEESVAHHLGGTP, encoded by the coding sequence ATGTTTACGCGACGGATCTGTTCCCTGTTTGCATGTTCTGCAGTGGCCCTGCTGCTCCTGATTTTCTGCACCGGCGACAACGCCCTCTCCGGCAACGGTCAGGCCCTGCCCATCCTCATGTACCACGATGTGGTGGAGGACGGTCAGCCCTATAACACCTGGACGGTGACGGCGGGACGGTTTCGGCAGGACCTGCAGTGGCTGAAGGACCACGGCTATGCCTGCGTGCTCCCCCGGGAGCTGGCAAAGGGCCACCTTCCCAGAGGGAAGGCGGTGCTCATTACCTTCGATGACGGCTACGAGAGCAACTACCGCCTGGCCTTCCCCATTTTAAAGGAGTTTGGAGACAAGGCGGCCATCGCCCTGGTTACCAAATCGGTGGACCAGGGGGAGCCCGGATTTCTCACCTGGGACATGTGCCGGGAGATGGAGGCGTCGGGTCTGGTGGAGTTTGGCTCCCACACCTACGACCTGCACCATGACCAGCCCCGTGGCATCCGGCGTGCGCCGGGCGAGACCCGGGAGGCCTATGACCAGCGAGTGTTCCCCGACCTGGAGTCCAGTGTGGATCTGATCCAGAAGAATCTGAACACAAAGGTCCTCTACTTCGCCTACCCCTACGGCCAAAAGGAGCCATGGTCCAGCGACTTTCTCCAAAAGCGCTTTGCTATGACGGTGACCACCAAATATGGCCGGGCCAATCTCTCCGGCGGGCGGTACGACCTGCCCCGGTACACCATCAGCATGGAGGAATCGGTGGCCCACCATCTGGGCGGAACGCCCTGA
- the pheS gene encoding phenylalanine--tRNA ligase subunit alpha — MKEQLANIRAQALAAFEGAQSTAELDSLRVQYLGKKGELTAVLKMMGKLSAEERPAMGQLANEVRAALEQALEAKGKELEAKALEDRLKAEALDVTVPGKAVKEGHRHPMYIALDEIKEIFIGMGFTVLDGPEVELAELNFDRLNAEEGHPSRDWSDTFYFDEDSRVMLRSQTSPMQVRAMDTMPLPIRIIAPGRVYRKDEVDATHSPMFHQVEGMVIDKNVTMADLKGTLNTVVEKLYGEGTKTRFRPHHFPFTEPSCEMDVQCHKCGGVGCPTCKGEGWIELLGAGMIHPRVLEMSGIDPNEYSGWAFGIGLERTAMRRFKIADLRLIFENDVRFLEQF; from the coding sequence ATGAAAGAACAGTTAGCCAACATTCGCGCCCAGGCGCTCGCCGCCTTTGAGGGCGCCCAGTCCACTGCCGAGCTGGACAGCCTGCGCGTCCAGTACCTGGGCAAGAAGGGCGAGCTCACCGCGGTGCTGAAGATGATGGGCAAGCTCTCCGCCGAGGAGCGCCCCGCCATGGGCCAGCTGGCCAACGAGGTCCGCGCCGCCCTGGAGCAGGCTCTGGAGGCCAAGGGCAAGGAGCTGGAAGCCAAGGCCCTGGAGGACCGTCTGAAGGCGGAAGCCCTGGACGTCACCGTTCCCGGCAAGGCCGTCAAGGAGGGCCACCGCCACCCCATGTATATCGCTCTGGATGAGATCAAGGAGATCTTCATCGGCATGGGCTTCACCGTGCTGGACGGCCCCGAGGTGGAGCTGGCCGAGCTCAACTTCGACCGCCTCAACGCCGAGGAGGGCCACCCCTCCCGTGACTGGTCTGACACCTTCTACTTTGACGAGGACAGCCGGGTGATGCTCCGCTCCCAGACCTCCCCCATGCAGGTCCGGGCTATGGACACCATGCCCTTGCCCATCCGCATCATCGCCCCCGGTCGCGTCTACCGTAAGGACGAGGTGGACGCCACCCACTCTCCCATGTTCCACCAGGTGGAGGGCATGGTCATCGACAAGAACGTCACCATGGCCGACCTGAAAGGCACCCTGAACACCGTGGTAGAAAAGCTCTACGGCGAGGGCACCAAGACCCGCTTCCGTCCCCACCACTTCCCCTTCACCGAGCCCTCCTGCGAAATGGACGTACAGTGCCACAAGTGCGGCGGCGTGGGCTGCCCCACCTGTAAGGGCGAGGGCTGGATCGAGCTGCTGGGCGCGGGCATGATTCATCCCAGAGTTCTGGAAATGAGCGGCATCGACCCCAACGAGTACTCCGGCTGGGCCTTCGGCATCGGCCTGGAGCGTACCGCTATGCGCCGCTTCAAAATCGCCGACCTGCGTCTCATCTTCGAGAACGACGTACGGTTCCTGGAGCAGTTCTGA
- the pheT gene encoding phenylalanine--tRNA ligase subunit beta, producing the protein MNLSRKWLSEFVPVEANDKEFAEAMTLSGSKVEVTYDLGAEISNVLVGRVLEMARHENSDHMWVCQIDVGQAEPVQIVTGAWNVHVGDLVPVAMHKSTLPGGKKIEKGKLRGVVSNGMLCGLSELGLDERDFPYAVITPAAILGDYKPLDKEKPSIPADIQPGHKIYGPVVVAKVAAIAVTGYSAYEVTLDTGNGSCTTSTTCPNLHEGDLVAYNTKANAICTLEDLHAQQAEFPHCIPDGIFILNEDCKPGDDLKPVIGADDHVVEFEITPNRPDCLSVIGLAREAAATFNSPLTLHDPVVKGGADGNLMELLDVETPASDLCQRYTARMVRNVKIAPSPKWMRERLRSMGVRPINNIVDITNYVMLEYGQPMHAFDYRYVKGGKIIVRRAEEGEELTTLDGQVRKLTANHLVIADETRAVGLAGIMGGENSEIVSDTVDVVFESACFDGTCIRKGALALGMRTEASAKFEKGLDPLNTLPAVNRACELVEMLGAGEVLDGTIDILNYVPQPRVLKLEPEKINALLGTDIGEDEMVSILKKLDFQVEGDQVTVPSWRGDVIGMADLAEEVARFHGYNNIPTTLMRGQTTLGGFSEEEKLERQLGSVCRSMGFDEIITYSFISPTCYDKIRWAADDARRESFKILNPLGEDTSIMRTTVLPSMLEILTRNYNYRNQNVRLYEVGRIYLPGGEDGLAVENKILSMGAYGEDMDFYTLKGCVEAILKDLRASDVRFVVPSETNPSYHPGRVADVYVGDRHIGVMGQVHPLVAQNYGVDAQFYCAELELKELMAAKGADPEYVPLPKFPAVTRDIAVVCDEAVTVGALEDCIRKGAKGLLKDCKLFDIYRGKGVDEGKKSVAFSLVLRADDRSLTSEEADEDVKSILAALEKDLGAILR; encoded by the coding sequence ATGAATTTATCGCGTAAGTGGCTCAGCGAGTTCGTCCCCGTTGAGGCCAATGATAAGGAATTTGCCGAGGCCATGACTCTGTCCGGCTCCAAGGTGGAGGTCACCTACGATCTGGGCGCTGAGATTTCCAACGTGCTGGTAGGCCGCGTGCTGGAGATGGCCCGCCACGAGAACAGCGACCACATGTGGGTCTGCCAGATCGATGTGGGCCAGGCGGAGCCTGTCCAGATCGTCACCGGTGCCTGGAACGTCCATGTGGGCGATCTGGTGCCTGTTGCCATGCACAAGTCCACCCTCCCCGGCGGCAAGAAGATCGAGAAGGGCAAGCTGCGCGGCGTGGTGTCCAACGGCATGCTGTGCGGTCTCAGCGAGCTGGGCCTGGACGAGCGTGACTTCCCCTACGCCGTCATCACCCCCGCCGCCATCCTGGGCGACTATAAGCCCCTGGACAAGGAGAAGCCCTCCATTCCTGCTGATATTCAGCCCGGCCACAAAATCTACGGCCCTGTGGTAGTTGCCAAGGTGGCCGCCATCGCTGTCACCGGCTATTCCGCCTATGAGGTGACTCTGGACACCGGCAACGGCTCCTGCACCACTTCCACCACCTGCCCCAACCTTCACGAGGGCGACCTGGTGGCCTACAACACCAAGGCCAATGCCATCTGCACTCTGGAGGACCTCCACGCCCAGCAGGCCGAGTTCCCCCACTGCATCCCCGACGGCATTTTTATTCTCAACGAGGACTGCAAGCCCGGCGATGACCTGAAGCCTGTCATCGGTGCGGACGACCACGTGGTGGAGTTTGAAATCACCCCCAACCGCCCCGACTGTCTCTCCGTGATCGGTCTGGCCCGTGAGGCCGCCGCCACCTTCAACTCCCCCCTCACCCTCCACGATCCCGTGGTCAAGGGCGGCGCGGACGGCAATCTGATGGAGCTGCTGGACGTGGAGACCCCCGCTTCCGACCTGTGCCAGCGCTACACCGCCCGGATGGTGCGCAACGTAAAGATCGCCCCCTCCCCCAAGTGGATGCGGGAGCGTCTGCGCTCCATGGGTGTGCGTCCCATCAACAACATCGTGGACATTACCAACTACGTCATGCTGGAGTACGGCCAGCCCATGCACGCCTTTGACTACCGCTATGTGAAGGGCGGCAAGATCATTGTGCGCCGGGCCGAGGAGGGCGAGGAGCTCACCACCCTGGACGGCCAGGTGCGCAAGCTCACCGCCAATCACCTGGTCATCGCCGACGAGACCCGGGCCGTAGGCCTGGCGGGCATCATGGGCGGCGAGAACAGCGAGATCGTCTCCGACACGGTGGACGTGGTCTTCGAGTCTGCCTGCTTCGACGGCACCTGCATCCGCAAGGGCGCCCTGGCTCTGGGCATGCGTACCGAGGCTTCCGCCAAATTTGAGAAGGGCCTGGATCCCCTGAACACCCTGCCCGCTGTCAACCGCGCCTGCGAGCTGGTGGAGATGCTGGGCGCCGGCGAAGTGCTGGACGGCACCATCGACATTCTCAACTACGTGCCCCAGCCCCGCGTTCTCAAGCTGGAGCCCGAGAAGATCAACGCCCTGCTGGGCACCGACATCGGCGAGGACGAGATGGTCTCCATCCTCAAGAAGCTGGACTTCCAGGTGGAGGGCGATCAGGTGACCGTGCCCTCCTGGCGCGGCGATGTCATCGGCATGGCTGACCTGGCGGAAGAGGTGGCCCGTTTCCACGGCTATAACAACATCCCCACCACCCTCATGCGCGGCCAGACCACCCTGGGCGGCTTCTCCGAGGAGGAGAAGCTGGAGCGCCAGCTGGGCTCTGTGTGCCGCTCCATGGGCTTTGATGAGATCATCACCTACTCCTTCATCTCCCCCACCTGCTACGATAAGATCCGCTGGGCCGCGGACGATGCCCGCCGGGAGTCCTTCAAGATCCTCAACCCCCTGGGCGAGGACACCTCCATCATGCGTACCACCGTCCTGCCCTCCATGCTGGAGATCCTGACCCGGAACTACAACTACCGCAATCAGAACGTGCGCCTCTACGAGGTGGGCCGCATCTACCTGCCCGGCGGCGAGGACGGCCTGGCCGTGGAGAACAAGATTCTGTCCATGGGCGCCTACGGCGAGGATATGGACTTCTACACCCTGAAGGGCTGTGTGGAGGCCATTCTGAAGGACCTGCGGGCCTCCGACGTCCGCTTTGTGGTGCCCAGTGAGACCAACCCCTCCTATCATCCCGGCCGTGTGGCGGATGTCTACGTGGGTGATCGCCACATCGGCGTGATGGGCCAGGTCCACCCCCTGGTGGCTCAGAACTACGGCGTGGACGCTCAGTTCTACTGCGCCGAGCTGGAGCTCAAGGAACTGATGGCCGCCAAGGGCGCCGATCCCGAGTACGTCCCCCTGCCCAAGTTCCCCGCCGTCACCCGTGACATCGCCGTGGTGTGCGACGAGGCTGTCACCGTGGGCGCGCTGGAGGACTGCATCCGCAAGGGCGCCAAGGGTCTGCTGAAGGACTGCAAGCTCTTCGACATCTACCGCGGCAAGGGCGTGGACGAGGGCAAGAAGTCCGTAGCCTTCAGCCTGGTGCTCCGCGCCGACGACCGTTCTCTCACTAGTGAAGAGGCTGACGAAGACGTGAAGAGCATCCTGGCTGCCCTGGAGAAGGACCTGGGTGCCATCCTCCGCTAA
- a CDS encoding glycoside hydrolase family 25 protein gives MGRAGAGKRSEKRPLLQTGIGKALFGLLVLAVACAGGYWFWQSQQPDTFYYRNMEMTALDGVERNTYIPQAFVQGENGWISYPDALQGVDVSVYQGEIDWQAVADAGVDFAIIRVGYRGYSQGAIQPDTNFQKNMEGALKAGLDVGVYFFSQATTVREAEEEADYVLEAIRNYPVTYPVVFDWEFIDGQQARTDEIEGERMTECAKTFCELVRAGGYTPMVYFNQEQGYLYYQLDQLDEFSFWLAEYDEKPDFFYNFAMWQYTHTGTVPGIPGNVDLNLAFQDLSKK, from the coding sequence ATGGGAAGGGCAGGAGCTGGAAAGCGGAGCGAAAAACGGCCGCTGCTGCAGACCGGCATCGGAAAGGCGCTGTTCGGATTGCTGGTACTGGCGGTGGCCTGCGCCGGAGGCTACTGGTTCTGGCAGAGCCAGCAGCCGGATACCTTTTATTACCGCAATATGGAGATGACTGCCCTGGACGGGGTGGAGCGCAACACCTATATCCCACAGGCCTTTGTGCAGGGAGAAAACGGATGGATCTCTTATCCCGACGCCCTCCAGGGCGTAGACGTGTCCGTCTATCAGGGGGAGATCGACTGGCAGGCGGTGGCTGACGCGGGGGTGGACTTTGCCATCATCCGGGTGGGCTACCGGGGCTACTCCCAGGGAGCCATCCAGCCTGACACCAACTTCCAGAAGAATATGGAAGGCGCCCTGAAGGCAGGACTGGACGTGGGCGTGTACTTTTTCTCCCAGGCCACCACGGTGCGGGAGGCGGAGGAGGAGGCCGACTACGTGCTGGAGGCCATCCGCAACTACCCGGTGACCTATCCGGTGGTCTTTGACTGGGAGTTTATTGACGGCCAGCAGGCCCGTACTGACGAGATCGAGGGGGAGCGCATGACCGAGTGCGCCAAGACCTTCTGCGAGCTGGTGCGGGCGGGAGGGTATACCCCCATGGTCTACTTCAACCAGGAGCAGGGATACCTGTACTACCAACTGGACCAGCTGGACGAATTCTCCTTCTGGCTGGCGGAGTACGATGAAAAGCCTGACTTTTTCTATAACTTTGCCATGTGGCAGTATACCCATACCGGGACAGTACCCGGTATTCCGGGTAACGTAGATCTGAACCTGGCCTTCCAGGACTTGTCGAAAAAATAA
- a CDS encoding homocysteine S-methyltransferase family protein: MGTMLQARGLPVGATPELVALEHPDWLRDIHTAYLDAGSQIIYANTFGANREKLERTGRTVEEIVTAAVTVAKEAAQGRGLVALDIGPCGQLLEPTGMLGFEDAVDLFAQVVRAGVKAGADLIAIETMTDLQEARAALLAAKENSNLPVLVTMTYEASGRTFLGCSPAAAALTLEGLGADAVGVNCSLGPREMPPLVEELLKWTNLPIVLKPNAGLPHPDGSGYDITPLEFAQSLAALADMGVKVFGGCCGTTPEYIALLSKELAGKTVKAVPRHVPAAVCSATQAVPIDRVRVIGERINPTGKKLMKEALRRGDVDYMLGQALAQTEAGADILDVNVGLPEIDEADMMVRTVKALQGVTDAPLQLDSTDPKVLEQALRVYCGKAIVNSVNGESASLETILPLVKKYGAAVVGLTLDENGIPKTAQARFDVAKRILERAMALGIRREDVYIDCLTLTVSAEQAAASQTLEALHRVKTELGLKTVLGVSNISFGLPARPLVNQNFLTMAMSAGLDLPIINPNVDAMMAAVRCFHLLTNVDTDAREFIAAYANASVSTSITAGSAPAAPQSTGRSLKDLVIAGLKGEAGQATRALLETTAPMDIVDNVLIPALDQVGADFEQNKVFLPQLIQSAGAAQAAFEVIREKLSTGEGGNVSRGNVVLATVKGDIHDIGKNIVKVLLENYGYTVIDLGRDVDPAAVVEAARKYEAPLVGLSALMTTTLKSMAQTIAQLHDAGIPCKIMVGGAVLTPEYAKEISADFYARDAKESVDIAKRVVG; the protein is encoded by the coding sequence ATGGGCACCATGCTCCAGGCCCGGGGCCTGCCCGTGGGCGCCACCCCCGAACTGGTGGCTTTGGAGCACCCCGACTGGCTGCGGGACATCCACACCGCCTACCTGGACGCCGGGTCCCAGATCATCTACGCCAACACCTTCGGGGCCAACCGGGAGAAGCTGGAGCGCACCGGCCGCACCGTGGAGGAGATCGTGACGGCCGCAGTCACTGTGGCTAAGGAAGCGGCACAGGGCCGGGGCCTGGTGGCTCTGGACATCGGTCCCTGCGGCCAGCTGCTGGAGCCCACCGGTATGCTGGGCTTTGAAGATGCGGTAGACCTGTTTGCCCAGGTGGTCCGGGCAGGCGTGAAGGCGGGAGCCGACCTTATCGCCATTGAGACCATGACCGACCTGCAGGAGGCCCGGGCCGCCCTGCTGGCTGCCAAGGAGAACTCCAACCTCCCGGTGCTGGTCACCATGACCTACGAGGCCAGCGGCCGCACCTTCCTGGGCTGTTCTCCCGCAGCCGCCGCCCTCACCCTGGAGGGCCTGGGGGCCGACGCTGTGGGCGTCAACTGCTCTCTGGGGCCCCGGGAGATGCCCCCCCTGGTGGAGGAACTGCTGAAATGGACCAACCTGCCCATCGTCCTCAAGCCCAACGCCGGACTGCCCCATCCCGATGGGTCGGGCTATGACATCACCCCCTTGGAATTTGCCCAGAGCCTGGCCGCCCTGGCCGACATGGGAGTAAAAGTCTTTGGCGGCTGCTGTGGCACCACGCCGGAGTATATCGCCCTGCTGTCCAAGGAGCTGGCAGGCAAGACGGTGAAGGCGGTGCCCCGCCATGTCCCCGCCGCCGTGTGCAGCGCCACTCAGGCCGTGCCCATTGACCGGGTGCGGGTCATCGGCGAGCGCATTAACCCCACCGGCAAGAAGCTGATGAAGGAGGCCCTCCGGCGGGGCGATGTGGACTATATGCTGGGCCAGGCTCTGGCTCAGACCGAGGCGGGAGCCGACATTCTGGACGTGAATGTGGGCCTGCCGGAGATCGACGAGGCGGACATGATGGTGCGCACCGTCAAGGCCCTCCAGGGGGTCACCGACGCTCCCCTCCAGCTGGACTCCACCGACCCCAAGGTGCTGGAGCAGGCCCTGCGGGTCTACTGCGGCAAGGCCATCGTCAACTCGGTGAACGGCGAAAGCGCCTCTCTGGAGACCATCCTGCCCCTGGTGAAGAAGTACGGGGCAGCGGTGGTGGGCCTCACCCTGGATGAGAACGGCATCCCCAAGACCGCCCAGGCCCGCTTTGACGTGGCCAAGCGCATTCTGGAGCGGGCCATGGCCCTTGGCATCCGGAGAGAGGACGTGTACATCGACTGCCTCACCCTCACCGTCTCCGCCGAGCAGGCGGCGGCCTCTCAAACCCTGGAGGCCCTCCACCGGGTGAAGACCGAGCTGGGCCTGAAAACCGTGCTGGGCGTGTCCAACATCTCCTTTGGTCTCCCTGCCCGGCCTCTGGTGAACCAGAACTTCCTCACCATGGCCATGTCCGCCGGACTGGACCTGCCTATCATCAACCCCAATGTGGACGCCATGATGGCGGCGGTGCGGTGCTTCCACCTGCTCACCAATGTGGACACCGATGCCCGGGAGTTTATTGCCGCCTACGCTAATGCCTCCGTGTCCACCTCCATCACCGCTGGGAGTGCCCCGGCGGCTCCCCAGTCCACGGGACGGTCTCTCAAGGATCTGGTCATCGCGGGACTCAAGGGAGAGGCGGGCCAGGCTACCCGCGCTCTGCTGGAGACCACTGCCCCTATGGACATTGTGGATAACGTGCTTATCCCGGCTCTCGATCAGGTAGGAGCCGACTTTGAGCAGAACAAGGTTTTCCTGCCCCAGCTCATCCAGTCGGCCGGTGCTGCCCAGGCCGCCTTTGAGGTCATCCGGGAAAAGCTGTCCACCGGCGAGGGGGGCAATGTGAGCCGCGGCAATGTGGTGCTGGCCACCGTGAAGGGGGACATCCACGACATCGGCAAGAACATTGTCAAGGTGCTGCTGGAAAACTACGGCTACACCGTCATCGACCTTGGCCGGGACGTAGACCCTGCCGCTGTGGTGGAGGCTGCCCGGAAGTATGAGGCCCCCCTGGTGGGCCTGTCCGCCCTGATGACCACCACCCTCAAGAGCATGGCCCAGACCATCGCCCAGCTCCATGACGCGGGGATTCCCTGCAAGATCATGGTGGGCGGCGCAGTGCTCACCCCTGAGTACGCCAAGGAGATCTCCGCGGACTTCTATGCACGGGATGCCAAGGAGAGTGTGGACATCGCCAAGCGCGTGGTGGGATAA
- a CDS encoding methionine synthase, with product MISALSPLDLDEVLRYMGCPAEKADPETRTLVETCAREMEAAARPRWTGRVLDITLEEDGVRLEGGLLLPGRDLRKHLEGCERAAVFCATLSAQADALIRRWESRDMLRALALDCCATAGVEQVCDQVEQEIESQFPGCSFPFRFSPGYGDLPLELQGEILHLLDAPRKIGLCASASHILTPRKSVTAILGIARGEIQQTVRSCLSCPARESCQYRKSGGHCGIS from the coding sequence GTGATCAGCGCTCTTTCCCCTCTGGATTTGGACGAGGTGCTGCGGTACATGGGCTGCCCTGCCGAGAAGGCCGACCCCGAAACCCGGACTTTGGTAGAGACCTGTGCTCGGGAGATGGAGGCGGCGGCCCGTCCCCGGTGGACGGGGCGGGTGCTGGACATCACCCTGGAGGAGGACGGCGTGCGCCTGGAGGGCGGACTGCTCCTTCCGGGGCGGGATCTCCGCAAGCACCTGGAGGGCTGTGAGCGGGCGGCGGTGTTTTGCGCCACCCTCTCCGCCCAGGCCGACGCCCTCATCCGCCGCTGGGAGAGCCGGGACATGCTCCGGGCTCTGGCTCTGGACTGCTGCGCCACAGCCGGGGTGGAGCAGGTGTGCGACCAGGTGGAGCAGGAGATCGAGAGCCAGTTCCCCGGCTGCTCCTTCCCGTTCCGATTTAGCCCCGGCTACGGCGACCTGCCTCTGGAACTCCAGGGGGAGATCCTTCATTTGCTGGACGCCCCCCGAAAGATCGGCCTGTGTGCCAGCGCCAGCCATATTTTGACCCCCCGCAAATCGGTGACCGCCATTCTGGGCATCGCCCGGGGGGAGATCCAACAAACCGTACGCAGCTGCCTGAGCTGTCCCGCCCGGGAGAGCTGCCAATACCGAAAGTCAGGTGGACATTGTGGAATTTCTTGA
- the metF gene encoding methylenetetrahydrofolate reductase [NAD(P)H] has product MKIAELFGKGKTVFSCEVFPPKKTSPVDSIYKTLDGLKDIKPDFISVTYGAGGSSTVNQSTREIASIIQNQYHIPAMAHVTCVACTKGEVTELLAGLKQDGVENVLALRGDRNPNFPPKTDFAHADELVAFIRRRGDFGVSGACYPEGHPESPDLITDVRHLKKKVDAGAQHLVSQLFFDNDDFFRFLERCRLAGIEVPIEAGIMPVLNKASIERMVSMCGASLPHKLTRLLARYGDHPEALREAGIAYAIDQISDLIAAGVDGIHLYTMNNPQVAKQISDSVASIRRV; this is encoded by the coding sequence ATGAAAATTGCAGAACTGTTCGGAAAAGGCAAGACCGTCTTCTCCTGTGAGGTGTTCCCTCCCAAGAAGACCAGCCCCGTGGACAGCATTTATAAAACCTTGGACGGCTTGAAGGATATCAAGCCCGACTTCATCAGCGTCACTTACGGCGCAGGCGGCTCCAGCACGGTGAACCAGTCCACCCGTGAGATCGCCTCCATCATCCAGAACCAGTACCATATCCCCGCCATGGCTCACGTCACCTGTGTGGCCTGCACCAAGGGAGAGGTCACCGAGCTGCTGGCCGGTCTCAAGCAGGACGGCGTGGAGAATGTGCTGGCTCTCCGGGGCGACCGCAATCCCAACTTCCCGCCCAAGACCGACTTTGCCCACGCCGACGAGTTGGTGGCCTTCATCCGCCGCCGGGGTGATTTCGGTGTGTCCGGCGCCTGCTACCCCGAGGGACATCCCGAAAGCCCTGACCTCATTACCGATGTGCGCCATCTGAAGAAGAAGGTGGACGCGGGCGCCCAGCACCTGGTCAGCCAGCTTTTCTTTGACAACGACGACTTCTTCCGCTTCCTGGAGCGCTGCCGCCTGGCCGGCATCGAAGTGCCCATCGAGGCAGGTATCATGCCGGTGCTGAACAAAGCCTCCATCGAGCGCATGGTGTCTATGTGCGGCGCTTCCCTGCCCCACAAGCTCACCCGGCTGCTGGCCCGGTATGGCGACCACCCCGAGGCCCTGCGGGAGGCCGGCATCGCCTACGCCATCGACCAGATCTCTGACCTCATTGCCGCCGGGGTAGATGGCATCCATCTCTACACCATGAATAATCCCCAGGTGGCCAAGCAGATCAGCGACAGCGTGGCCTCCATCCGCCGCGTATAA
- a CDS encoding gamma-glutamyltransferase family protein: MPNFDSQKYAYPSRRNMVYARHAAACTSIPQGAQIGLDVMKAGGNAVDAAVAMAAAMPLLEPTGNGLGSDCFALVWIEAEQKLYGLNASGRAPRNLSAKLVRELGFDQMPKTGWIPTMVPGAPAGWAELNRRFGTKPLKELFAPAIASARDGVPVQVNLQPQWEKDSKRILAAMEQNPAPHAWWRKVFLKEDGTPYRSGDIFRWEEYAQTLEELAATNCESYYRGALMEKIVAFSRETGGYFSEEDFRNYHPEWVEPISTDYKGYRVWEIPPNGHGITVLMALNILKGLSMPEQRDCPETYHKILESIKLAFADTKTYVADPKYMKTRVEDLLSEEYAAKRRALITDKAILPQAGDPSCGGTVYLCTADPQGNMVSFIQSNYTTFGSGVAIPGTGISLQNRGGNFSLDEQSDNCLAGGKRSYHTIIPGFLTKDNEAVGPFGVMGAFMQPQGHVQVIVNTIDYHMNPQECLDAPRMQWIGGKHIQLEREVPAHVALGLEDMGHEVEIANRNVDMGRGEIIWRTDNGLLAAGTEPRCDGSVAAW; this comes from the coding sequence ATGCCGAACTTTGACAGCCAGAAATACGCCTACCCCTCCCGCCGCAATATGGTCTACGCCCGCCATGCGGCGGCCTGTACCTCCATTCCACAGGGGGCACAGATCGGCCTGGATGTGATGAAGGCAGGGGGCAACGCGGTGGACGCGGCGGTGGCCATGGCCGCTGCCATGCCTCTGCTGGAGCCCACTGGCAACGGCCTGGGCTCTGACTGCTTTGCCCTGGTGTGGATCGAGGCGGAGCAGAAGCTCTACGGCCTCAATGCCAGCGGTCGGGCACCCAGGAATCTGTCGGCGAAGCTGGTGCGGGAGCTGGGCTTTGACCAGATGCCCAAGACGGGCTGGATCCCCACCATGGTGCCGGGTGCCCCGGCAGGGTGGGCGGAGCTGAACCGCCGCTTTGGCACCAAGCCCCTGAAAGAGCTCTTTGCCCCCGCCATCGCCTCAGCCCGGGATGGGGTGCCGGTTCAGGTGAACCTCCAGCCCCAGTGGGAGAAGGACTCCAAGCGCATTTTGGCCGCTATGGAGCAAAACCCCGCCCCCCACGCCTGGTGGCGGAAGGTATTTTTAAAGGAGGACGGCACTCCCTACCGCTCCGGTGACATCTTCCGTTGGGAGGAGTATGCCCAGACTCTGGAGGAGCTGGCAGCCACCAACTGCGAGAGCTACTACCGGGGCGCGCTGATGGAGAAGATCGTGGCCTTTAGCCGGGAGACCGGGGGTTACTTCAGCGAAGAGGATTTCCGGAATTACCACCCCGAGTGGGTGGAGCCCATCTCTACGGACTATAAGGGCTACCGGGTGTGGGAGATCCCGCCCAACGGCCACGGCATCACGGTGCTCATGGCCCTCAATATCCTGAAAGGGCTGTCTATGCCGGAGCAGCGGGACTGCCCGGAGACCTACCACAAGATTTTGGAGTCCATCAAGCTGGCCTTTGCCGACACAAAGACCTATGTGGCCGATCCCAAGTACATGAAGACCCGGGTGGAGGACCTGCTCAGCGAGGAGTACGCCGCCAAGCGGCGCGCTCTCATCACCGACAAGGCTATCCTGCCCCAGGCGGGCGACCCCTCCTGTGGCGGCACGGTCTATCTGTGCACCGCCGACCCACAGGGCAACATGGTCTCCTTCATCCAGAGCAACTACACCACCTTTGGCTCCGGTGTGGCTATTCCGGGCACCGGCATTTCTTTGCAGAACCGGGGAGGCAACTTCTCGCTGGATGAACAGAGCGACAACTGTCTGGCAGGAGGCAAGCGGTCCTACCACACCATCATCCCCGGTTTCCTGACCAAGGACAATGAGGCCGTGGGTCCCTTTGGAGTTATGGGGGCCTTTATGCAGCCTCAGGGCCATGTGCAGGTCATCGTTAACACCATTGACTACCACATGAACCCCCAGGAGTGCCTGGACGCGCCCCGGATGCAGTGGATCGGCGGCAAGCACATCCAGCTGGAGCGGGAGGTGCCCGCCCATGTGGCTTTAGGCTTGGAAGACATGGGCCACGAGGTGGAGATCGCCAACCGGAACGTGGATATGGGCCGTGGAGAGATCATCTGGCGCACGGACAACGGCCTGCTGGCCGCCGGTACCGAGCCCCGCTGTGACGGCTCCGTTGCCGCCTGGTAA